A single Candidatus Binatia bacterium DNA region contains:
- a CDS encoding YiiX/YebB-like N1pC/P60 family cysteine hydrolase: MPIPWLRHRLFRWGADYLTKPLGEHRGPTWHDPDILRQTLRPGDIVLVEGDQRVSEIIKFLTQSSWSHAAIYVGDALQNRSPEQRASLEGGVEADTAHMVIEALLEEGVTANPIAKYTDFNLRICRPLGLQAEDLAKIVSEISGQMGSRYNVRHVFDLARYFFPVSLIPRRFRRTALELGSDLTHEVICSTLIAQAFQNVGFPIRPTITPDGAAPPSPWYTRLVRRRTPYPARFRHKRTSLVTPRDFDLSPYFEIIKPNLVAAEAFDYRRIRWDDIGKESEPG, from the coding sequence ATGCCGATCCCGTGGCTGCGGCACCGTCTTTTTCGTTGGGGTGCGGACTACCTCACGAAGCCGCTCGGCGAGCACCGAGGGCCAACGTGGCACGACCCCGATATCCTTCGGCAGACACTTCGCCCCGGAGACATCGTCCTTGTCGAAGGGGACCAGCGAGTGAGCGAGATCATCAAGTTTCTCACGCAGAGCTCGTGGTCTCACGCTGCCATCTACGTCGGCGACGCTCTCCAGAACCGATCCCCGGAGCAACGAGCCAGCCTCGAAGGAGGGGTCGAGGCCGACACGGCGCACATGGTCATCGAGGCGCTCCTCGAGGAGGGCGTGACTGCGAACCCCATCGCGAAGTACACGGACTTCAACCTACGCATCTGCCGTCCTCTCGGCCTCCAAGCGGAAGACCTCGCGAAGATTGTCTCCGAGATCAGTGGGCAGATGGGATCACGCTACAACGTCCGTCACGTCTTCGATCTCGCGCGCTACTTCTTCCCCGTGAGCCTCATCCCGCGGCGCTTCCGCCGCACGGCCCTCGAGTTGGGAAGCGACCTCACCCACGAAGTGATCTGCTCGACTCTCATCGCCCAGGCCTTCCAGAACGTGGGCTTCCCAATCCGCCCGACGATCACGCCCGACGGGGCGGCCCCGCCCTCGCCGTGGTACACGCGGCTCGTCCGACGACGGACTCCGTACCCCGCTCGGTTTCGCCACAAGCGCACGAGCCTCGTCACCCCGCGGGACTTCGACCTCTCGCCCTACTTCGAGATCATCAAGCCCAACCTCGTCGCAGCGGAGGCGTTCGACTACCGTCGCATCCGATGGGACGACATCGGCAAAGAGTCGGAACCGGGCTGA
- the truA gene encoding tRNA pseudouridine(38-40) synthase TruA gives MSNHKFTVRYDGREFSGWQRHQNKATIQGAIEEALSGVFGSPVAIFGSGRTDGGAHAQGQVFNADLPGEPDLAETKRALDLALVPAVRILDIEQADEGFHARTASIGKIYRYEIWNAPKCPGQMKGRVWHIPGPLAVDPMRAACAELVGERDFATFATKTNYKQKSTRRNLKRVTLSHDLERISIVFEADGFLYKMVRNLVRAIVKVGEGRTKPEDLRALLAACDRKVAPGTAPASGLFLDAVQYE, from the coding sequence ATGTCCAACCACAAGTTCACAGTCCGATACGACGGCAGGGAGTTCTCCGGCTGGCAGCGCCACCAGAACAAGGCGACGATCCAGGGGGCCATTGAGGAGGCGCTCTCCGGGGTTTTCGGATCTCCGGTCGCCATCTTCGGCTCCGGTCGGACGGACGGTGGCGCCCACGCGCAGGGCCAGGTCTTCAACGCCGATCTGCCCGGCGAGCCGGACCTCGCTGAGACGAAGCGCGCGCTCGACCTGGCTCTCGTTCCCGCGGTCCGCATTCTGGACATCGAGCAAGCGGATGAGGGTTTTCACGCCCGGACGGCCTCGATCGGTAAGATCTACCGATACGAGATCTGGAACGCGCCGAAGTGTCCGGGCCAGATGAAGGGACGGGTGTGGCACATTCCGGGCCCGCTCGCGGTCGATCCGATGCGCGCCGCTTGCGCAGAACTCGTCGGAGAACGTGATTTCGCGACCTTCGCGACGAAGACGAACTACAAACAGAAGTCGACGCGCCGCAACCTGAAGCGGGTGACGCTCAGCCACGATCTCGAGCGGATCTCGATCGTCTTCGAGGCCGACGGCTTCCTCTACAAGATGGTGCGGAACCTCGTGCGCGCGATCGTGAAAGTGGGCGAGGGTCGCACGAAGCCCGAAGATCTGCGTGCGCTGCTCGCAGCGTGCGACCGGAAGGTGGCCCCGGGGACTGCTCCGGCCTCGGGCTTGTTCCTAGACGCCGTTCAGTACGAGTGA
- a CDS encoding SDR family NAD(P)-dependent oxidoreductase — MRELTKKVAVVTGAASGIGLALSKRFLAEGMNVVMADVEAGALEEQAGLLDESGERVLAVATDVRKPEEVAALADRTLARFGAVHVLCNNAGVAPGGKMLDTKPEDWRWVMDVNVLGVAHGVSTFGPLMVEAGEGHIVNTASEAGLMTNDSLGMYCASKHAVVGLTESLYRELESTPVGVSVVCPNLVRTGIFHSERNRDDGAPENPKDVAVMGFLRETLVSMGIQPSDVADKVVEAIREDRFWVFTHPGTAARAGARAADIAADRNPSNPYADFDVESGEG; from the coding sequence ATGCGCGAACTGACGAAGAAGGTCGCCGTGGTCACCGGTGCCGCGAGCGGTATCGGGCTCGCGCTGTCAAAGCGGTTTCTCGCCGAAGGCATGAACGTCGTGATGGCCGACGTTGAGGCCGGTGCTCTCGAGGAGCAGGCTGGTCTGCTGGACGAGTCGGGCGAGCGGGTTCTTGCGGTTGCCACCGATGTTCGCAAGCCGGAGGAGGTCGCGGCACTCGCCGATCGAACCCTCGCGCGATTTGGCGCCGTCCACGTTCTCTGCAACAACGCCGGCGTCGCTCCCGGCGGCAAGATGCTCGATACAAAACCCGAAGACTGGCGTTGGGTGATGGACGTGAACGTGCTCGGCGTCGCGCATGGAGTTAGCACATTCGGGCCCTTGATGGTCGAGGCGGGCGAGGGGCACATCGTCAACACGGCTTCCGAAGCGGGGCTCATGACGAACGACTCGCTTGGGATGTATTGTGCGAGCAAGCACGCGGTGGTTGGTCTTACCGAGTCGCTGTACCGCGAGCTCGAAAGCACGCCCGTCGGCGTCTCGGTCGTCTGCCCGAATCTCGTGCGGACCGGGATCTTCCACTCCGAGCGCAACCGCGACGACGGCGCTCCGGAGAACCCCAAGGACGTGGCCGTGATGGGCTTCCTGCGCGAGACCCTGGTCAGCATGGGCATCCAGCCGTCCGATGTCGCCGACAAGGTCGTTGAAGCAATTCGCGAGGACCGGTTCTGGGTGTTTACCCACCCCGGCACGGCGGCGCGCGCCGGCGCGCGCGCCGCGGACATCGCGGCCGACCGCAATCCCAGCAATCCGTACGCGGACTTCGACGTGGAGTCGGGGGAGGGCTAG
- a CDS encoding glutathione S-transferase N-terminal domain-containing protein → MRAIRAFLGPIILLWDKVFQPTPVTREAAQQATVDSEVESLKLYQFLACPFCVKVRRQMKRLILPIETRDVKRNETWREELLREGGSPKVPCLRIEEEGAVRWLYESSAIDQYLETRFSV, encoded by the coding sequence ATGCGCGCGATCCGGGCCTTCCTCGGCCCTATCATCCTCCTGTGGGACAAGGTCTTTCAGCCCACGCCGGTAACCCGCGAGGCCGCCCAGCAGGCGACCGTCGATTCGGAAGTCGAGAGCCTCAAGCTGTACCAATTCCTCGCCTGCCCGTTCTGCGTGAAGGTTCGCCGCCAGATGAAGCGTCTGATCCTGCCGATCGAGACCCGTGACGTAAAGCGCAACGAGACCTGGCGGGAGGAGCTTCTCCGTGAGGGCGGCTCGCCCAAGGTCCCGTGCCTGCGGATCGAGGAGGAGGGTGCCGTGCGCTGGCTCTACGAGTCGAGCGCGATCGACCAGTATCTCGAGACGCGTTTCTCAGTCTAG